Below is a genomic region from Sulfitobacter sp. OXR-159.
GATAGACCACCTGCGCGCCTTTAATCAGGCCGCGCGCTTCTAGGTCGAGGCGTTTCTTGCGGTGCTTGAGCGGCAGTTCAATCCCGTCGCAGATCAGCGGCTCGCCTGCCAGCAGCGCATCTTCGGGGGCGCCATGCACGGCGCGGAAGGCATTGATCAGCCGAATGCGCGTGGCATTCCGCCAGACCAGAACCGGGCTACGGGCCATCAGATCAACCTCAACCCGCTGCCCCCAGACCACGCGATCATCTTTGCGCGCCGCGTCTTCGATCATCCGCTCAAAGTCGTGAAACTCAAGCTGCGGATCGGCCAGCGCATGGGCGATATCGAGGATCGGGTTATCGGCCTCTTGCCTGTGAATGCGGTTGAGGTTCAGCACCCGCTTTTCGGGCAGCTTCTCAAACACCATCGTGCCTGATTGCCCCACCGGCGCGAGCTGCGCCGGATCGCCGAACAGAAGCAGCGTCGGGAAAATCTCTTTCAGGTCTTCGAATTGTTTGTCATCCAGCATCGAGCTTTCGTCGACAAAGCCAATGTCGAGCGGCTCTTCCCGGCGTTTCCACCCGGTGATAAAATCACTGCCACGCAGCCCTGCTGCCGCCAGCGCCCCGGGCACAGATTTGTTGTTCGCGAAAAACGCCGCGGCCCGGTCGAGCGCGACTTCACTTAGCCCTTCGATGTCCGGCTTTTCGCCGTTCCCGGTCAGCCATTCCGCGATGCGCTCGTATTCGGGGTGGTAAACCGGCGTATAGAGAATACGGTGGATCGTCGTCGCAGGCACGCCGCGCAGACGCAAAACGCTGGCCGCTTTATTGGTCGGCGCAAGGATCGCCAGCGTGCGTTTCTCGCGTTTCTTGCGCGATTCGTAATCGCCCGAGACGATGTCGACGCCCGCCGCTTCCAAGGCACGATAAAGCTCGGCCAGCAGCAGCGTTTTGCCCGATCCGGCCTTGCCGGTCACCGCCATCACCTGATCCGGCCCGCCCGCAGGCGGCATCAGCAATGAATCGTCCAGATCAATGCCCGCAGAGCGCAGCATCTCGGCCACCTTGTCATGGGCGGCGGCTTGGTCTTCGGAGTAGGTGAGCGCAGTAGATGTCATTGGGCGACCCTAATTGAGCCCCGCGCCGGGGGCCAGATCGCTTTGCCCTGACCGCCCGCGATTCACGCGAATTATCC
It encodes:
- a CDS encoding ATP-dependent DNA helicase, producing the protein MTSTALTYSEDQAAAHDKVAEMLRSAGIDLDDSLLMPPAGGPDQVMAVTGKAGSGKTLLLAELYRALEAAGVDIVSGDYESRKKREKRTLAILAPTNKAASVLRLRGVPATTIHRILYTPVYHPEYERIAEWLTGNGEKPDIEGLSEVALDRAAAFFANNKSVPGALAAAGLRGSDFITGWKRREEPLDIGFVDESSMLDDKQFEDLKEIFPTLLLFGDPAQLAPVGQSGTMVFEKLPEKRVLNLNRIHRQEADNPILDIAHALADPQLEFHDFERMIEDAARKDDRVVWGQRVEVDLMARSPVLVWRNATRIRLINAFRAVHGAPEDALLAGEPLICDGIELPLKHRKKRLDLEARGLIKGAQVVYLGEGRKPGFSRLHVIGAEDPQVSAASIVKIEKPDEEEPFIPFAARMGATFLHGAAVTIHKAQGSQWENVQVFAPDLYAAARMGRSEAGQPLWKRLAYVAITRAQERLIWVVRNRLSKPSGPLRVDDLRAAPAAALTLKATEDGAA